A single Flavobacterium sp. 1 DNA region contains:
- a CDS encoding DUF4450 domain-containing protein, translating into MFSTVFFGQEKEIKATASRKIHYVPDGDGFLLKNGSRKFNRALYGSNTAFRVEAGDLPEFAMYMPGMGGNLKLGLSNGKNSKWVTEANSITTRYANGKMFYEIQDAILGKGKLKLEIAALKEEEGFVLKVSGIDTDKNTSLIWAFGGASGRKFSRDGDIGADPESVFYLKPEYCINNQFTIKENSFLLEYGSEVNKQKTGNDKSLLGMFPSSEVHLANANQQNSPLELFASAPEKLDLIVGKISLISKTDLFWSFNTNINSKAKSQADLAELFVKASQQTQELASRVKVTTPDPYINTLGPALAIAADGIWESPAYLHGAVAWRMHLNAWRGAYVADPLGWHDRAKTHFTSYGNSQVTQPLTGPVVFDAERNLARQKEEMGTSMFSSGYISRKPDNNTIAHHYDMNLVFFDQMLRHFKWTGDTEFMKEMWPVMQRHLDWEKRNFDVDNDGLYDAYASIWASDALQYSGGGVIHSSAYNYYSNKTAAAIANALQQNADPFTAEANKISKATANKLWIPEKGIFAEYKDALGKQLLHETPAIWSIYHTIDSELANPFQNYQMLRYVDTQIPHIPIQAEGLDKKDLYAISTTNWQPYDWSLNNVVLAEQLHTSLAFWQGGNVETAFKMWESALVESMYLSPSPGGFEQLMYQDAVRGELYRDFADPIGMTARTLVEGLFGIQPDALAHQLTIKPGFPEKWDSASLEIPDISFSFKREKNTDSYEIANHLAAKMALRFIVNSASEKISSITINGNKANYRITKNGIGKPEIVIESPYAEKYTIAINWEAKALEKIKVLEIYNPKDAFVLGTKKAKIIEVYDPQKVLNSVSKTENKVSGIVNSIGDKILFIQLQQGEMIWWEPIAVNCKPRFEVTVKEVNSNNLLLSIQNNSDKNGDGKLLFNPFGKEISEAVSIKTNSTAVIIIPLKNLITGTNNFKLQTADGGNYPLSFISWDIPENKILKAETVSLTSYFNAKVTDIFKQKYESPRPKTPTLQLPLQGIGNWCYPLINPIIDDSGLRSKAKANGKITTPEGIVFETPSDGNKNNIVFTSMWDNFPEKISIPLSGKASHLYLMLAGSTNPMQSRMVNGKVIVNYTDGSSEELELNNPENWWPIEQDYFVDGLAFSTNAPKPPRVYLKSGIVSRTFDDYKAIKGFANNGIDGGAGTVLDLPLNTSKTLKSLSIQTIANDVVIGLMSATLIRE; encoded by the coding sequence ATGTTTTCGACAGTTTTTTTTGGTCAAGAAAAAGAAATAAAAGCAACAGCTTCGCGTAAAATTCATTACGTTCCGGATGGAGATGGTTTTTTGCTTAAAAATGGCTCTCGAAAATTCAATCGTGCTTTGTATGGGTCAAATACAGCGTTTAGAGTAGAGGCTGGAGATTTACCCGAATTTGCGATGTACATGCCTGGAATGGGAGGTAATTTAAAGTTAGGTTTGTCCAATGGCAAGAACAGTAAATGGGTAACAGAAGCTAATTCAATTACGACCCGTTATGCCAACGGAAAAATGTTTTATGAAATCCAAGATGCTATTTTAGGAAAAGGAAAATTGAAACTTGAAATAGCAGCGCTGAAAGAAGAAGAAGGTTTTGTTTTGAAAGTTTCTGGCATTGATACCGATAAAAACACTTCTTTAATTTGGGCTTTTGGGGGAGCCAGTGGCAGAAAATTCAGCCGAGATGGTGACATTGGGGCTGATCCAGAATCGGTTTTTTATTTAAAACCAGAATATTGCATCAATAATCAATTTACGATAAAAGAGAATTCATTTTTGTTAGAATACGGCTCCGAAGTGAATAAGCAAAAGACAGGAAATGACAAAAGTTTGTTGGGAATGTTTCCATCATCTGAAGTTCATTTGGCCAATGCAAATCAGCAAAATTCGCCATTAGAATTATTTGCTTCAGCTCCCGAAAAACTGGATTTGATTGTAGGCAAAATTAGTTTGATTTCAAAAACAGATTTATTTTGGTCATTTAATACAAATATAAATTCAAAAGCAAAAAGTCAAGCAGATCTAGCTGAATTGTTTGTAAAAGCATCACAGCAAACACAAGAATTAGCCAGCAGAGTAAAAGTTACTACGCCAGATCCTTATATAAATACATTAGGTCCAGCATTGGCAATTGCCGCCGATGGAATTTGGGAAAGTCCTGCGTATTTACACGGTGCTGTGGCTTGGCGAATGCATTTAAATGCTTGGCGGGGAGCTTATGTTGCCGATCCATTGGGCTGGCATGACCGAGCAAAAACACATTTTACAAGTTACGGTAATTCACAGGTTACACAGCCATTAACGGGTCCTGTTGTTTTTGATGCCGAAAGAAATTTGGCACGTCAAAAAGAAGAAATGGGAACTTCAATGTTTAGCAGCGGATACATTAGCCGCAAGCCTGACAATAATACAATTGCCCATCATTATGATATGAATTTGGTTTTTTTCGATCAAATGCTGCGTCATTTTAAATGGACTGGCGATACTGAATTCATGAAAGAAATGTGGCCCGTGATGCAAAGGCATCTCGATTGGGAAAAACGAAATTTCGATGTAGATAATGACGGTTTGTATGACGCTTATGCATCCATTTGGGCGAGTGACGCTTTGCAATACAGTGGCGGAGGCGTGATTCATTCGTCAGCCTATAATTATTATTCAAACAAAACTGCTGCTGCAATTGCAAATGCTTTACAGCAAAATGCCGACCCGTTTACAGCCGAGGCAAATAAAATTTCCAAAGCAACAGCCAATAAATTATGGATTCCTGAGAAAGGTATTTTTGCCGAATATAAAGATGCTTTGGGCAAGCAGTTATTGCACGAGACTCCTGCGATTTGGAGTATTTACCATACTATTGATTCGGAACTTGCAAATCCTTTTCAGAATTATCAAATGCTTCGTTATGTTGATACTCAAATCCCCCACATTCCTATTCAGGCAGAAGGTTTGGACAAGAAAGATTTGTATGCTATCAGCACCACGAATTGGCAACCTTACGATTGGTCTCTTAACAATGTGGTTTTGGCGGAACAATTGCATACTTCGTTGGCCTTTTGGCAGGGAGGAAATGTCGAAACAGCTTTTAAAATGTGGGAAAGCGCTTTGGTTGAAAGTATGTATTTGAGTCCTTCACCGGGCGGTTTTGAGCAGTTAATGTATCAAGATGCGGTTCGTGGCGAATTGTATCGTGATTTTGCAGATCCAATCGGAATGACTGCAAGAACTTTGGTCGAAGGGCTTTTCGGAATTCAGCCAGATGCATTAGCGCATCAATTGACTATTAAACCGGGATTTCCAGAAAAATGGGATTCGGCTTCTCTGGAAATTCCAGATATTTCCTTTTCTTTCAAAAGAGAGAAAAATACCGATTCTTATGAAATCGCCAATCATTTAGCAGCGAAAATGGCTTTGCGATTCATCGTAAACAGTGCTTCAGAAAAGATAAGCAGCATTACAATTAATGGGAATAAAGCCAATTATAGGATTACGAAAAACGGAATTGGAAAACCCGAAATTGTAATTGAATCGCCTTATGCTGAAAAATATACTATTGCTATTAATTGGGAGGCGAAGGCTTTAGAAAAAATTAAAGTACTGGAAATTTACAATCCGAAAGATGCTTTTGTATTGGGAACTAAAAAAGCAAAAATCATTGAAGTCTACGATCCTCAAAAGGTTTTAAATTCAGTTTCAAAAACCGAAAATAAAGTTTCAGGAATTGTAAATAGCATTGGAGATAAAATACTGTTTATACAATTACAGCAAGGCGAAATGATTTGGTGGGAACCTATAGCTGTCAATTGTAAGCCAAGATTTGAAGTCACTGTAAAAGAAGTAAATTCAAATAATTTATTGCTTTCAATTCAAAATAATTCGGATAAAAATGGTGATGGTAAATTACTTTTTAATCCATTTGGGAAAGAAATCTCAGAAGCAGTTTCGATTAAAACAAATAGTACTGCAGTTATCATAATTCCGTTAAAGAATCTTATCACAGGAACAAATAATTTTAAATTACAGACTGCTGATGGTGGCAATTATCCATTATCATTTATTAGCTGGGATATTCCTGAAAACAAAATTTTAAAGGCAGAAACCGTTTCGTTGACTTCTTATTTTAATGCAAAAGTGACTGATATTTTTAAACAAAAATATGAGTCACCAAGACCGAAAACTCCAACTTTGCAATTGCCTTTGCAGGGAATTGGAAATTGGTGCTATCCGTTGATTAATCCAATAATTGATGATTCTGGTCTGCGTTCCAAAGCCAAAGCAAATGGAAAGATTACGACTCCAGAGGGAATTGTTTTTGAAACGCCATCGGATGGAAACAAGAATAATATTGTTTTTACTTCAATGTGGGACAATTTCCCTGAAAAGATATCCATTCCGTTAAGCGGGAAAGCTTCTCATTTGTATTTAATGCTTGCGGGTTCTACCAATCCAATGCAAAGCCGAATGGTAAATGGTAAAGTAATTGTCAATTATACTGATGGTTCATCAGAAGAATTGGAACTAAACAATCCTGAAAACTGGTGGCCAATAGAACAGGATTATTTTGTAGATGGATTGGCTTTTAGTACCAATGCTCCAAAACCGCCGCGCGTTTATTTGAAGTCTGGAATTGTTTCCCGCACTTTTGATGATTATAAAGCAATAAAAGGATTCGCTAATAATGGCATTGATGGCGGTGCCGGAACAGTTTTGGACCTTCCATTGAATACATCTAAAACCTTAAAAAGTCTTTCTATTCAAACCATTGCAAATGATGTTGTAATTGGACTAATGAGTGCAACATTAATACGAGAATAG
- a CDS encoding glycoside hydrolase family 2 TIM barrel-domain containing protein, protein MKIQQTLQSLFIVAMTAFSAQSNSAQETEKVFLSGKDFEHPVQWEFYCTDGNNSKKWTTINVPSQWELEGFGEYTYGRWYKELNQKEPSKEEGLYKYEFDVPNDYKGKDILIAFGGAMTDTEVKINGKLAGEIHQGGFYEFKYDITSLLKFGVKNTLEVHVWKHSSNNSVNAAERRADWWLFGGIYRPVWLEVSPKTQIQHIAVNPKMDGSITIDMNLKNIPKNTVVEASLKGLNGENFQTFTFPIKAKSVKETIATQWKDVKPWNPETPNLYTLELSLKQNGTVLHKLDKKIGFRTLEFKKKDGIYVNGTKIIMKGINRHSFWPEGGRSTSKRISVLDVQLLKDMNMNAVRGHYPPDDHFLDVCDSLGLFVLNELAGWQNSYDTKTGTKLATEMITRDVNHPSVIIWDNGNEGGWNYEVDKVFADNDPQKRIVIHPWSDFNGWDTHHYPTYLTGMHRFNSGENVFFPTEFMHGTYDNGHGAALEDFWTRYKQSPLFAGGFMWAMLDEAVFRSDWKGDVKFDSKGSLAADGILGPHREREGSYYTVKEVWAPIQFAPKQVTDGFDGSFLITNDYLFSNLNSCKMEYKIMKSDADILYTAGVSKVVSSGKIEIPSIEPGETRKIKFAVPANFAEGDILSITANDQFGKEIYTWTWPIHKASYFASKFLVSKTVKTKTAATRNGNEVVLSGDNVTVTLDSTTGEILTVKNGTSIIPLTNGPRPIGMKAKLKDVQLSEEGENAVCTVTYSGGLNTIKWIMYPDGRFKMELLALKNAENAGGFDGAYFEDKINSFGITFSFPEKEVTGIKWFGRGPYHVWKNRIKGTTYGVWEKNYNTTITGESFENLVYPEFKGYHANLLGANLKAGASSFKVFSESDNLFLRLFTPDLPKNGFPGSNPQPAFPEGDISFMYEIPAMRDFKPLEQQGPESQPTNIRIKKGDDGISMNLWFDFRNNNN, encoded by the coding sequence ATGAAAATACAACAAACTCTACAATCTCTTTTTATTGTTGCGATGACTGCCTTTTCAGCACAAAGCAATTCTGCACAGGAAACGGAAAAAGTCTTCCTTTCCGGAAAAGATTTTGAACATCCGGTACAATGGGAATTTTATTGTACCGATGGCAATAACAGTAAAAAATGGACAACCATCAATGTTCCTTCTCAATGGGAATTAGAAGGTTTTGGCGAATATACTTATGGAAGATGGTATAAAGAATTAAACCAAAAAGAGCCTAGCAAAGAAGAAGGTCTTTATAAATACGAATTTGATGTTCCAAATGATTATAAAGGCAAAGATATCCTGATTGCTTTTGGCGGCGCCATGACCGATACCGAAGTAAAAATAAACGGAAAATTGGCCGGGGAAATACACCAAGGCGGTTTTTATGAATTTAAGTATGATATTACTTCTTTATTAAAATTTGGAGTCAAAAATACGCTGGAAGTTCATGTATGGAAACATTCGAGCAACAACTCGGTTAATGCCGCAGAACGCAGAGCAGACTGGTGGCTGTTTGGCGGAATTTATCGTCCGGTATGGCTGGAAGTATCTCCAAAAACTCAAATTCAGCATATTGCCGTAAACCCAAAAATGGACGGTTCGATCACAATTGACATGAACCTTAAAAACATTCCTAAAAACACGGTTGTAGAAGCCTCATTAAAAGGATTGAACGGTGAAAACTTTCAAACGTTCACTTTTCCGATTAAGGCAAAAAGCGTTAAAGAAACAATCGCAACCCAATGGAAAGATGTTAAACCTTGGAATCCGGAAACCCCTAATTTATATACACTAGAACTGTCTTTAAAACAAAATGGAACTGTACTTCACAAATTGGACAAAAAAATTGGTTTCAGAACTTTAGAATTCAAGAAAAAGGACGGGATTTATGTGAATGGCACCAAAATCATAATGAAAGGAATCAATCGCCATTCCTTTTGGCCGGAAGGCGGACGAAGCACCAGCAAACGCATCAGTGTGCTGGATGTTCAGTTACTGAAAGACATGAATATGAATGCTGTACGTGGCCATTACCCTCCAGACGATCATTTCTTGGATGTTTGCGACTCTTTGGGATTATTTGTCCTTAATGAATTAGCCGGATGGCAAAACTCTTATGACACCAAAACAGGAACAAAATTAGCTACCGAAATGATTACCAGAGATGTCAACCATCCTTCGGTAATTATTTGGGATAACGGAAACGAGGGCGGCTGGAATTATGAGGTAGATAAAGTTTTTGCCGATAATGATCCCCAAAAAAGAATTGTAATTCATCCTTGGTCAGATTTTAATGGCTGGGATACACACCACTACCCTACCTATTTAACGGGTATGCACCGTTTCAACAGCGGCGAAAACGTATTTTTCCCAACTGAATTCATGCACGGAACTTACGACAACGGACACGGTGCGGCTTTAGAAGATTTTTGGACGCGCTACAAACAAAGTCCTTTATTTGCCGGAGGATTTATGTGGGCTATGCTAGACGAAGCCGTATTTCGTTCGGACTGGAAAGGCGATGTAAAATTTGACTCCAAAGGCTCTTTGGCAGCAGACGGAATTTTAGGTCCGCACCGCGAAAGAGAAGGCAGTTATTATACGGTAAAAGAAGTTTGGGCACCCATTCAGTTTGCTCCAAAACAAGTGACTGATGGTTTTGACGGCTCCTTTTTGATAACCAATGATTACCTGTTCAGCAATTTGAATTCCTGTAAAATGGAATATAAAATAATGAAATCGGATGCTGATATTCTTTATACAGCCGGCGTTTCAAAAGTAGTAAGCTCAGGTAAAATTGAAATCCCAAGTATTGAACCCGGCGAAACCCGCAAAATTAAATTTGCTGTTCCTGCGAACTTTGCAGAGGGAGATATTTTGTCTATTACTGCAAATGATCAATTTGGTAAAGAAATCTATACCTGGACTTGGCCTATTCATAAAGCCAGCTATTTTGCTTCTAAATTTTTAGTTTCTAAAACAGTTAAAACTAAAACCGCTGCCACCCGAAACGGAAATGAGGTTGTTTTAAGCGGCGACAATGTTACTGTAACTTTGGACAGTACCACTGGAGAAATCCTGACGGTAAAAAACGGAACTTCGATAATTCCGTTAACGAACGGTCCGCGCCCTATCGGGATGAAAGCCAAACTAAAAGATGTTCAGCTTTCGGAGGAAGGAGAAAATGCAGTCTGCACCGTTACCTATTCCGGCGGATTAAACACCATAAAATGGATTATGTATCCTGACGGAAGGTTTAAAATGGAACTGCTCGCCTTGAAAAATGCTGAAAACGCAGGCGGTTTTGACGGCGCTTATTTTGAAGATAAAATTAATTCGTTCGGAATCACATTCAGTTTCCCTGAAAAAGAAGTTACGGGAATAAAATGGTTTGGAAGAGGCCCTTACCACGTTTGGAAAAACAGAATCAAAGGAACTACTTATGGTGTCTGGGAAAAAAACTATAACACCACTATAACAGGCGAAAGTTTTGAAAATTTGGTTTATCCGGAATTCAAAGGCTATCACGCCAATTTATTGGGAGCCAATCTAAAAGCAGGTGCATCGTCATTTAAAGTTTTTAGCGAATCTGATAATTTGTTTCTAAGATTATTCACTCCCGATTTACCAAAAAATGGTTTTCCGGGAAGTAACCCGCAGCCCGCTTTCCCTGAAGGAGATATTTCCTTTATGTATGAAATTCCGGCAATGAGAGATTTCAAGCCATTGGAACAGCAGGGTCCGGAAAGTCAGCCAACGAATATCCGAATCAAAAAAGGAGATGACGGAATATCAATGAATCTGTGGTTTGATTTTAGAAATAATAATAATTAA
- a CDS encoding rhamnogalacturonan acetylesterase, translating to MKPFRIFTLLVLVLCSSNMLLSMGKDVADIEKNNNSKSTTTPVEPKVFNFESSKKGDKFTNVFSAAKYEENTGYGFDFDTAGNATFTAAGLNITKNIYFSVKVLEGNYKVKITLGNDNKDSNITVKAESRRIMIDQLSLKKGKSAIQEFNVNVRNSYINDSYSIKLKDREKGDLNWDDKLTLEFLGTANIQKIEIIPIDKVTTIFLAGDSTVTDQDVEPWASWGQMIPQYFDTNVVVTNYACSGLALSSFKSSNRLQKISSQIKAGDYLFIEFGHNDEKIKGPENTAWKSYSDLLVEFIQAAKDKGAIPILVTPTQRRAFNTDGTLKATHGDFPDAMRAVAKKTNVPLIDITAMTTQLYEKWGDDPSRKAFVQYPANTFPGQTKALEDNTHFNSFGANEIALCVIKGIRDLNLPLQKDISKQTPKYNPQQPNYISNWTLPMSTRFEIAKPDGN from the coding sequence ATGAAACCTTTTAGAATCTTTACTTTGCTTGTATTGGTTTTGTGTTCTTCAAATATGCTTTTATCAATGGGTAAAGATGTGGCTGATATTGAAAAAAACAATAATTCAAAAAGCACAACTACTCCCGTTGAGCCAAAGGTTTTTAATTTCGAATCTTCTAAAAAAGGCGACAAATTCACCAATGTATTTTCTGCTGCTAAATATGAAGAAAATACAGGATATGGTTTTGATTTTGATACTGCAGGCAATGCAACCTTTACAGCTGCAGGTTTAAACATTACTAAAAACATTTATTTTTCGGTAAAAGTTCTCGAAGGAAATTACAAAGTAAAAATCACTTTGGGCAACGATAATAAGGATTCCAATATTACTGTAAAAGCAGAGTCCCGTAGAATAATGATTGATCAGCTTTCGCTAAAAAAAGGTAAATCTGCCATTCAAGAATTCAATGTAAATGTTCGCAACAGTTATATTAATGATTCCTATTCAATAAAATTAAAAGACCGTGAAAAAGGAGACTTGAATTGGGATGACAAACTAACCTTAGAATTTTTAGGAACAGCAAATATTCAAAAAATTGAAATTATTCCAATTGATAAAGTTACTACCATTTTTCTGGCAGGCGATTCTACCGTAACCGATCAAGACGTAGAGCCATGGGCATCTTGGGGACAAATGATTCCTCAGTATTTTGACACCAATGTTGTCGTAACTAATTATGCTTGCTCTGGCCTTGCCTTGAGTTCTTTTAAAAGCAGCAATCGTCTGCAAAAAATAAGTTCTCAGATTAAAGCCGGCGATTATTTGTTCATTGAATTTGGTCACAATGATGAAAAAATAAAAGGCCCAGAAAATACTGCCTGGAAATCATATTCAGATTTATTAGTCGAATTTATCCAAGCCGCAAAAGACAAAGGGGCCATTCCAATTTTAGTTACGCCTACACAACGTCGCGCCTTCAATACCGACGGAACCTTAAAAGCAACGCATGGAGATTTCCCCGATGCCATGCGTGCCGTAGCTAAAAAGACGAATGTGCCTCTTATTGACATTACCGCAATGACTACCCAATTGTATGAAAAATGGGGAGATGATCCTTCCAGAAAAGCTTTTGTGCAATACCCAGCCAATACTTTTCCAGGGCAAACTAAAGCTTTAGAAGACAATACTCATTTTAATAGTTTTGGAGCCAATGAAATTGCGCTTTGTGTAATTAAGGGAATTCGTGACTTGAACTTACCTTTACAAAAAGACATTTCAAAGCAAACACCAAAATACAATCCGCAGCAACCTAATTATATTTCAAATTGGACGTTACCAATGAGTACCCGTTTTGAAATAGCAAAGCCTGACGGCAATTAA
- a CDS encoding glycoside hydrolase family protein: MERRDFIYTTFLASLTAFIPAEAHNFLVSEKDPKLSDFEKRLTPVGRALEFEDFYVWCNSPIEGPDGKIHVFFSRWSKSKGMGGWLNGSEIAHAVADRPEGPYEYVNTVLAPRGAGFWDATTCHNPSIHFVDGKYALFFLGNSNGKFDTKRIGLATADSLYGPWERPNEPLLQPGKEGEWDDFITTNPSFLKHPNGEYWLYYKSLDKEGYVHPKFEIKGNRKYGLAISKSLQGPYMKYKENPVVDFHKMGNNQQCEDAFVWYEDKKFRMLARDMGVFGIDKGLYMDSKDGKHWSKPQIGYQELSKYIEQPIAPKHLNRYGRAERPQLLFQKGKPTYLFTASQGGKYETASAFIFKIN, translated from the coding sequence ATGGAAAGAAGAGATTTTATATACACTACTTTTTTGGCTTCGCTGACAGCGTTCATTCCTGCAGAGGCTCATAATTTTTTGGTTTCTGAAAAAGATCCAAAACTTTCTGATTTTGAAAAAAGGCTGACTCCTGTTGGAAGGGCATTAGAGTTTGAAGACTTTTATGTTTGGTGCAACAGTCCGATTGAAGGACCGGATGGCAAAATTCACGTCTTTTTTTCCCGTTGGTCAAAAAGCAAAGGAATGGGTGGCTGGCTAAATGGTTCCGAAATTGCTCACGCAGTTGCCGATAGACCCGAAGGCCCTTATGAATATGTGAATACAGTACTTGCGCCTCGAGGAGCCGGTTTTTGGGATGCTACCACATGTCACAATCCAAGCATTCATTTTGTAGATGGAAAATATGCTTTATTTTTCTTAGGAAATTCAAATGGGAAATTCGACACCAAACGTATCGGTTTGGCTACAGCCGATTCGCTTTATGGACCTTGGGAGAGACCAAATGAACCGCTATTGCAACCTGGAAAAGAAGGGGAATGGGACGATTTTATTACAACCAATCCATCATTTTTAAAGCACCCAAATGGAGAATATTGGCTGTATTATAAATCATTGGATAAAGAAGGTTATGTTCATCCAAAATTTGAAATAAAAGGCAATCGAAAATATGGTTTGGCTATTTCAAAATCGTTGCAAGGCCCTTATATGAAATACAAAGAGAACCCTGTGGTTGATTTTCATAAGATGGGAAATAATCAGCAATGTGAAGATGCTTTTGTTTGGTATGAAGATAAAAAATTTAGAATGTTAGCAAGAGACATGGGAGTTTTCGGAATTGATAAAGGCTTGTATATGGATTCTAAAGATGGAAAGCATTGGTCTAAACCGCAAATTGGGTATCAAGAACTTTCTAAATATATAGAACAGCCAATTGCTCCAAAACATTTAAATAGATATGGACGAGCAGAACGTCCTCAACTATTATTTCAAAAAGGGAAACCTACTTATTTATTTACGGCATCGCAAGGCGGTAAATATGAAACAGCGTCGGCATTTATTTTCAAAATCAATTAA